The following proteins are co-located in the Castanea sativa cultivar Marrone di Chiusa Pesio chromosome 8, ASM4071231v1 genome:
- the LOC142607974 gene encoding zinc finger protein ZAT11-like: MKRVRDIGETIDMANCLMLLSKVGQIDSTKNNSRTRAFVCKTCNRQFPSFRALGGHRASHKKHRLMAGDLLHNMPSSPVKPKTHECSICGLEFSIGQALGGHMRRHRAAMSEGLVVYNDRLVQAVPIMKKSNSKRVLCLDLNLMPLENDLKLCSWG; encoded by the coding sequence ATGAAGAGAGTCAGAGATATTGGAGAGACCATAGACATGGCCAATTGCTTGATGTTACTATCCAAAGTTGGCCAAATTGATTCGACCAAAAATAATTCACGTACTCGTGCTTTTGTATGCAAGACATGCAATCGGCAGTTTCCTTCGTTTCGAGCCTTGGGAGGACACAGAGCAAGCCACAAGAAGCATAGGTTAATGGCTGGAGACCTACTTCATAACATGCCAAGCTCACCCGTGAAGCCAAAGACACACGAGTGCTCCATATGTGGGCTTGAATTCTCGATTGGACAAGCACTTGGAGGACATATGAGGAGGCATAGGGCTGCCATGAGCGAAGGGTTGGTGGTTTATAATGATCGTCTTGTGCAAGCCGTGCCTATCATGAAGAAATCAAACAGCAAAAGGGTCTTGTGcttggatttgaatttgatgCCGCTGGAAAATGATCTCAAGTTGTGCAGTTGGGGATGA
- the LOC142606076 gene encoding uncharacterized protein LOC142606076 yields the protein MYVTMLIDVLMNLFVGKIVAASLKLLSEMESASVPSNEHASTTGSNANSSSVRAKCDPAWDHVTEELKDGKSSYRCIHCGKSYKGGGINRMKRHLAGIKGDVAACMGVPYDVRFKMVENLKEIAKSKEQTKKDQEASNYSPLEDSPEFEDVQEITPRGRGLSRGNRSGGPSNFPLRSNLGKRKVGDIGNYFAPRTTPGAQPSIRSVLAGKEKKLRVDMAVARWMYDACIPINAVNSSYYQPMLNTVASYGPGYRGPNYHALRVPLLREAKKEVQLIVDFYRSYWADTGCTIMANGWTDTRHRTLINFLVYCPKGIVFIRSVDASDLVKDAINLSNLFDEIVNLVGPANIVHLVTDNAANYVGWKEFCVENIGTLVGHLVQAHCLNLIFKEIGKMDHVAKLAKRASKITVFIYNHVALQAWLRTRKNWTEIVRPWPTRFATTFIALGSFKEHKHDLQALVTSKFYVESRYAKDKKAKAW from the coding sequence ATGTATGTCACTATGTTGATTGATgtgttgatgaatttatttgttgGTAAAATAGTTGCTGCAAGTCTGAAATTGTTGAGTGAAATGGAGTCTGCCTCTGTACCATCTAATGAACATGCTTCTACAACCGGGTCTAATGCTAATTCTTCATCTGTGAGAGCGAAATGTGATCCTGCATGGGATCATGTGACTGAAGAGTTGAAAGACGGAAAAAGTAGCTATAGATGTATACATTGTGGGAAAAGTTATAAAGGAGGAGGCATTAATAGGATGAAAAGACATCTAGCTGGAATTAAAGGTGATGTGGCTGCATGTATGGGTGTACCTTATGATGTTAGGTTTAAAATGGTTGAGAATTTGAAGGAAATTGCTAAAtctaaagaacaaacaaaaaaagatcaagaagcatCTAATTATTCGCCATTAGAGGACTCACCAGAATTTGAAGATGTTCAAGAAATTACTCCTAGAGGTAGGGGGTTAAGTAGGGGAAATAGAAGTGGTGGTCCTAGTAATTTTCCATTAAGATCTAATCTTGGCAAGAGAAAGGTTGGTGATATTGGTAATTACTTCGCTCCTAGAACAACACCGGGAGCTCAACCTTCTATTAGAAGTGTTCTTGctggcaaagaaaagaaattgagggTTGATATGGCTGTAGCAAGATGGATGTATGATGCTTGCATTCCAATTAATGCTGTGAATTCTAGTTATTATCAACCTATGCTCAATACTGTAGCTTCTTATGGTCCTGGATATAGAGGCCCAAATTATCATGCCCTTCGAGTGCCTTTGTTGAgagaagcaaaaaaagaagTCCAATTGATTGTTGATTTTTATCGTTCATATTGGGCTGACACTGGTTGTACAATAATGGCTAATGGGTGGACTGATACTAGGCATAGAACATTGATTAATTTCCTTGTTTATTGTCCTAAAGGAATTGTTTTTATACGTTCTGTTGATGCTTCTGACTTGGTTAAGGATGCTATTAATTTGAGTAACTTGTTTGATGAAATTGTTAATTTGGTTGGTCCTGCAAATATAGTACATTTGGTTACCGACAATGCCGCAAATTATGTAGGCTGGAAAGAATTTTGTGTGGAAAATATAGGAACATTAGTTGGTCACCTTGTGCAGGCACATTGcctaaacttaatttttaaggagattgGGAAGATGGATCATGTAGCTAAACTTGCAAAGCGTGCATCCAAGATCACAGTGTTCATCTATAATCATGTGGCTTTGCAAGCTTGGTTGAGGACTAGAAAAAATTGGACGGAAATTGTGCGTCCGTGGCCAACTAGGTTTGCTACTACTTTCATTGCCTTAGGGAGTTTTAAGGAACATAAGCATGACTTACAAGCATTGGTGACTAGcaaattttatgttgaatcaAGATATGCAAAAGATAAGAAAGCAAAGGCGTGGTAG